In one Winogradskyella sp. MH6 genomic region, the following are encoded:
- a CDS encoding SDR family oxidoreductase: MNILEGKVALITGGTKGIGYGIAEALLNQGFKVAITGRDRESTEAVAKELASKTNSENAVIGLEADVRQLESQEKAVKATLDTFGQLDLVVANAGLGHFGSIEELTVEQWNAVIDTNLTGVFNSIKASVDALKESKGYYITISSLAGTNFFAGGSAYNASKFGVTGFTQAVMLDLRKYGIKVSTIMPGSVSTHFNGNEPSEAGAWKIQIEDIGELVVDLLKMNPRTLPSKIEVRPTTPPSSK, translated from the coding sequence ATGAACATATTAGAAGGTAAAGTAGCTCTGATAACTGGCGGAACTAAAGGTATTGGTTACGGTATTGCAGAAGCATTACTCAATCAAGGTTTTAAAGTTGCTATTACAGGAAGAGATCGAGAATCTACAGAAGCAGTAGCGAAAGAATTAGCATCTAAAACCAATTCAGAAAACGCAGTAATTGGACTAGAAGCAGATGTTAGACAATTAGAGAGTCAAGAGAAAGCGGTAAAAGCAACACTTGATACTTTTGGTCAGTTAGATCTTGTTGTTGCAAATGCAGGATTGGGACACTTCGGAAGTATTGAGGAATTAACAGTAGAGCAATGGAACGCAGTTATTGACACCAACTTAACAGGTGTGTTTAACTCAATAAAAGCAAGTGTTGATGCCTTAAAGGAATCTAAAGGCTATTACATCACAATTTCTAGTTTAGCAGGAACCAATTTCTTCGCAGGAGGTTCTGCATATAACGCTAGTAAGTTTGGTGTTACAGGGTTTACACAAGCTGTAATGTTAGACTTACGCAAATACGGTATCAAAGTCAGTACGATAATGCCAGGTTCGGTGTCTACACATTTTAATGGTAACGAACCAAGTGAAGCTGGAGCGTGGAAAATTCAAATTGAAGATATTGGTGAACTGGTTGTAGATTTATTAAAAATGAATCCTAGAACCTTACCGAGTAAAATTGAAGTAAGACCAACGACTCCGCCGAGTAGTAAATAA
- a CDS encoding DoxX family membrane protein produces the protein MNATVFKVIRIIFGVLLVVFGANKFLNFMSAPEEIPEPVMNYMVALTSTKTLELVGIVEVVAGLAFVFNKFGGLLAIILMSVSVNAVLFHAFLGPADIAGAIVLLVLNIVMLVGYKEQYKPMLK, from the coding sequence ATGAATGCAACTGTTTTTAAAGTCATCCGAATCATTTTCGGAGTCTTATTGGTAGTGTTTGGTGCAAACAAATTTTTGAATTTTATGTCTGCACCTGAAGAAATTCCAGAGCCTGTAATGAATTACATGGTGGCTCTAACATCAACAAAAACCCTTGAACTCGTTGGTATTGTCGAAGTGGTTGCTGGTCTCGCTTTTGTATTTAACAAATTCGGAGGTTTACTGGCTATTATTTTGATGAGCGTATCTGTAAATGCTGTTTTATTCCACGCGTTTTTAGGACCGGCAGATATTGCAGGAGCAATTGTTCTATTAGTACTAAATATTGTAATGCTAGTAGGCTACAAGGAACAGTATAAACCTATGTTGAAATAA